CAGGGCCGCGAGCAGGGTCTGGCCGGCGGGGACCTCCATGACCAGCCCGGAGTCCTTCAGCTCGACGGTAAAGGGCTGCTCCTTCGATGCGTCCAGCGTGCCCAGCCGCGATACGAAGTGCTCGACCCGCAGCGCGTCTTCCGGCCACGCCGCGCAGGCATCGGCGAGCGCATCGAGCAGCCGTTGCGGGCCGCAGGCGTAGACGTGGGCGCGCGGCTGCGGCGTGGCGAGCAATGCGGCGAAGTCGGCGCGGTGGCCTTCGTCGGCGGCATAGAGATGCAGGCGCTCGCCATGCAGGCCCTGCAGCGTGTCCAGCATCGCCATCGACCGGCGCGAGCGGCCGCAGTAATGGATCTCGTAGTCGATGCCGAGCTGGCACGCGCGCCGCGCCATGGCGCTGACCGGCGTGATGCCGATGCCGCCGGCAATGAAGATGGCGCGCCCGCAGCCCTCGTCGAAGCGGAAATGGTTGCGTGGGCCGCGGATGCGCAGGCGGTCGCCCACCCTGACGCTGCCGTGCACCCAGGCCGAGCCGCCGCGGCTTGCGGGCTCGCGCAGCACGGCGATTTCCAGTGCGGCGGCATCGTCGGGATCGCCGCACAGCGAATACTGGCGCGACAGCCCGGTATCGCCGCACTCCACGTCGATATGCGAGCCCGGTGCCCAGCGCGGCAGCGGCTTGCCGTCCGGCGCGGCCAGCCGCAGCCGCAGCACGCCGTCGGCGGCAGGGGCGATGCTTGCCACCACCACGGTGCGCGCGCTGGTGTGCGCGGACGGCTCGCCGATGCGCACGGGTTGCCGTTGCGCCAGCAGTGCGGGGTTGCGGCGCTCCGGGTTCTGCGCCGGGTCCCATTCGACCAGCAGGTGCTCGGGGCCACGGAACGACGTGTTGGGCACGTAGGTAAAGACCTGCTCGGCCAGCCGCATATGGGGCAGCCGGCGGGTCAGCTCTTCCAGGAAGATCTGCATCTCCATGCGCGCCAGGTTCTTGCCCATGCACTGGTGCGAGCCGTAGCCGAAGGTCAGCTGCTCGCTGGCGTTGTCGCGGCGGATGTCGAACAGGTCGGCATCGGCGAAGTGGCGCTCGTCATGGTTGGCCGACGAGGTCACGATCAGCAGCTTGCTGCCGGCGGCCAGGCGGATGCCGCCCACCTCCGCGTCGCGCGTGACCAGCCGGCGCCAGGCCGCC
This genomic interval from Cupriavidus oxalaticus contains the following:
- a CDS encoding cytochrome P450/oxidoreductase, encoding MSTPSPDTARGGCPVDHSAFTAPNGCPVSHKAAQFDPFGDGYQQDPPEYVRWSREQEPVFYSPKLGYWVVTRYDDIKAIFRDNLTFSPSIALEKITPTGDEANAVLASYGYAMNRTLVNEDEPAHMPRRRALMDPFTPAELAHHEPMVRRLAREYVDRFIDDGRADLVDQMLWEVPLTVALHFLGVPEEDMDLLRQYSIAHTVNTWGRPRPDEQVAVAHAVGNFWQLAGRILDKMREDPSGPGWMQYGLRKQKALPEVVTDSYLHSMMMAGIVAAHETTANASANAIKLLLQHPDTWREICEDPSLIPNAVEECLRHNGSVAAWRRLVTRDAEVGGIRLAAGSKLLIVTSSANHDERHFADADLFDIRRDNASEQLTFGYGSHQCMGKNLARMEMQIFLEELTRRLPHMRLAEQVFTYVPNTSFRGPEHLLVEWDPAQNPERRNPALLAQRQPVRIGEPSAHTSARTVVVASIAPAADGVLRLRLAAPDGKPLPRWAPGSHIDVECGDTGLSRQYSLCGDPDDAAALEIAVLREPASRGGSAWVHGSVRVGDRLRIRGPRNHFRFDEGCGRAIFIAGGIGITPVSAMARRACQLGIDYEIHYCGRSRRSMAMLDTLQGLHGERLHLYAADEGHRADFAALLATPQPRAHVYACGPQRLLDALADACAAWPEDALRVEHFVSRLGTLDASKEQPFTVELKDSGLVMEVPAGQTLLAALRGANIDVQSDCEEGLCGSCEVRVLAGQVDHRDVVLTRTERDANDRMMACCSRAAGGCRLVLEL